The DNA segment TCTCCATCGAACTTACTCAATGGAGACTTAATCAATGGTAGCTTTTGTCTTGCTGTGTCTCTAAAAACAGATTCATTTGTGGCAGATTGAACAGCAGCCCAACGCAAAAGGGTTGTTTTTCCACTACCAGCGACTCCACGTATTAGCAGACGCCCTTTATCAGAAAGATTATCAAAGACCTGCTCTGCCGGAAATGTTGTTTGATCTTTAGCTGTTAGTTCGTTAATATCACCCTCTAATTCTTCTGCTTCTATAGTCTCCTCATCTTCATCAGACAGATTCAAAGATACATACGCAACCGTCAATGAATATTCCTTCGACTCTCTCGGTACATCAATGCCAAAAAGCTGCACATAATCTAACTTATTAGCGACAGCTTTACGATAACGAGCTTCATAATCTTCAGCTCGATCAACTTTACTCTCAGGAGTAATCTCAATCGTAATATTATCTATTGATACTTTTACAGCAGGGTTAGAATTTTTTTTTGCGACGACAGAATTATATAGGTTTTCTATCCAAGGCATTAAATGTTTTAAAGCCCAACATCCTCTGTCATCTGTCCGATTAGCAATAAGGCGGGGAATCCACCCTCCACCTGTAGAATCGTATTGGCGCAACCAAACCTCACCAGTTCGTTTTACAAAGTCAAGCTGCACAAAGTTATAGCCATTATTTTTGCTTTCAGACCATTCATGACAAGCTCCTGCTGAAATAACTGTGTGCCCGGTTGAAGCATCAGGTCGTACCCATCCTCTATGTTCATGACCATGCAGTACAAATTGATAATCTCGTAGGAGAAGATCCCCAAACTCAGGATTCTCTTCAGGAAACAACCAGTTAGAAGGATGATGCAGCAGGGCTATCTTGAAGTCATTGGGCGGCATCTGTTGATTCAAAGTCTCAAGCTGAAATCGACCTGCCATCCAAAGCCGCCCCATCTCTTCTCGGCCAACTCCTCTAGATGACCAAGCTGAGTTAAATCCAGCAATACCTACACGTAACCCATTAAACTCTCGTGCATCAGCATAAATTAATCGATCGCGTCCTGTAAGGAGATGATCGTATCCATAGGTCTTAAGAAAATGAGCATAATCATCTAAACGATGAAGAAGTTGCTGCCAGTTTGCGTTAGTATTCTGAATACAACGAGTAATAGCGTCTAGGTTTCTCTGATCGCTAAGTAACCATTCTGTCTCAAAATCAGTTATGCGATCTCGATTAATATCATGATTGCCCGGTACAAGGAAAATATTTCGTTGCTCAATGGCTGGCTGAAAAGACTCTCGGACTGTTGTTAAGAAATGATGGGCTTCACGAAATTGTTCTGCTATTGATTTTCCGTCACCACTTCCAATCTGCCCAAATGCGGCATCACCTGTAAAGAAAATCAGATCGGGTCTTAACCCATACTGCTCCTGCATTTTTTTAAGATCCTTGCAGAGAGTATCAGTAACTCGTTTAGCATCCCAACCAGTTCGTGGTTTACAAGCATGGAGATCCGAGAGATGTAGCCAAGTCAGCGTTTGAGCCATTGAGAGTTCCTTGTTAACCAGCTTCAAATTGTAGAGAGCGTCTACGCGATCGCACTTTCCCCACAATCCTATTTTGACTTTCGTTTCGACTTGGGTGGCGTTCGGTGTGCGCCAAAGTATTTTTCACTGCGGTAGCGAAGCCATACCCGCAACTGCTGCGGAATCTGGTCTTTTTGTTCTTTTGTCAGCGTGTTGTAAAGAGCTAAAGCGCGATCGCGTTCTCCCCGACAAGCAGCGTTCTTATGAGCATCCCAGTAGCTACGGGCAACCCGAATCCGCCGACAGACTTCCTTAACTAGCGCTTCTCCCGTAAGGGGATTTTCCTGCTTTGCCATACTTCAATCAGAACGCCCTACCCTAAATCCTAACCCGTAGCATCAAGGCGATCGCTAATATTAAAATGTAGTCGATAACCCAAAAGGTGATGATGACAGTTGAGCAAATTGAAGCTGCTATCCTGAAGCTTCCGCCTGATGAATTTCAGAAATTTCGGGAATGGTTTTTGGAATTGGACGATCAGCGTTGGGACAATCAGTTAGAGAAAGACATTGCTAATGGCAAGTTAGAAGATTTAGCAGGGGAAGCGATCGCTGATTTTGAGGCTGGTCGCTATCGGGCAATTTGATGCACTACACCACGCGCAGATTTTGGGAATGTTACAACACTCTACCTGAATCCGTGCAGCGGATAGCCGATCAATGCTACGAGTTGCTGAAAGCCGATCCATCTCACCCATCCCTCCATTTCAAAAAAGTTGGCAAGTATTGGTTAGTAAGAACAGGACAAAGTTACCGAGCATTAGGTGTAGAAATCGAAAAGGGTATTCTATAGTTTTGGATTGGCACGCACGCAGAATACGATAATCTCATCGGCAAATAGGATAGCGGCTACGCACTTGTAGGTGGTATGGGGTAAGAGCGATCGCATCGGTTGTTTTTCGCTGCACATAGCAGCGCGATCGCTCTCCCTTCATCGAAAATGCGATCGCTAGGAAGATAGCTTTTGGCTGCGATTCACACGGCGCTGTTTTGCGATCGCTAAATTGCACATTCAGGCAATTGACATCTGCTTAAAATTCTGTAAGACGTGATCGCGATCGCACTGTTTCAATCCCCAATCCCCAGCCTAACTATGCCATCTGTACCTGAACGACCGCTAAACTGGCTGTTACAACAGTTTCAGCTCAAGCCCGGTAAACCTGCGATTTCCTCTGGCTTGCGGACTCTTGCATTAGTGGGGGGGCCAATTGGTGTTGGCATCCTGACAGAGCGTGCGGCTGCTAGTACGATCGCGGTGATGGCTGCCTTGTTCGTGGGAATGGTGGATGTGGGTGGAGCGTACCGCCAGAAGGCGACTGCTACAATCTCCGCGACGATTGGAGTTACTATAGTCTTCCTAATCGCGAATCTGGTTAGCCACACCCTCTGGTTAGCAATCCCGACGACATTCTTTGTAATCTTCATTGCAGGCTTAGCGGGTCTATATGGCAGAATCCCGGCGACAGTCAGCTTGGTGACATCGCTGATGTTTGTCGTCTCGATTGCTAAATTTGCTTCCTTGCCCGATCTATCTACCGTGCTTCAGCAATGTGCGTTGTGTCTAGCGGGTGGCGCGTGGGCAACGGTATTGTCTCTGGGATTGTGGGTGCTGCGTCCTTATAAACCCGCTATGCAAGCAGTCGCCGCTTGTTATCGCACGTTGAGCAAATTTATTGGATCGGCAAGCGGGATCGGCTCAAATCCAGAGGATCGTCAGGAGTGGGCAACGCGATTTTTGCAAGCTCAAGATAATGTGACGCAGGAGTTAGTATCTGCTCGTAGCGTCTGGACGGCTGTGTGGACGAGGCAAGCAGCCGCTAATCTGCGAGGAAATCAATTACTCGTCTTGCTTGAGGATGCCACTCAAATTAGCAATTCGATTGTGGCATTAGTCGAAGTGTTAGCGATCGCGTCCGAGCGTCCCCTATTCGAGCGGATGCAAAGAGAAATTCAGCAAGTAATGGAACAATTGGCTATTGCTTTGAAAATGTTGTCAAAAGCGATCGCCAAAGACAAAAACTCCGTTCACCTAGAAGATTTGGATCGGGCAATTGAGGCGCTGGAACACCAGTGGCAAACCTTGCGCTCTCAAGTCCTTAATCAAACGAACAGCGTTCAGACCGAT comes from the Coleofasciculus sp. FACHB-1120 genome and includes:
- a CDS encoding Precorrin-3B methylase, which translates into the protein MAKQENPLTGEALVKEVCRRIRVARSYWDAHKNAACRGERDRALALYNTLTKEQKDQIPQQLRVWLRYRSEKYFGAHRTPPKSKRKSK